Genomic window (Pradoshia sp. D12):
GGATCTTTAATTGGGAAAAGGATCCATTCATCAATCTGTGCTTGGTTAGATAGTTTAAAGAGATCTTTATACTGTTTGGGGAAATTTCATCTAAGTGTTCTTCTGCTAATTTTATATCTAAATCTGTAACTCCAGGTTTTTTTGTATCAAGCAAATCGACAATATCATTCATTTAATACATAACCTCCCTTTTAATCTTATATAAAGATTCTTGATATATTTTTAAAATCCTTCTTCAGTGGACCTAAAGAAATCCTATTAGCATTTATGCCAATAGGATTTATCTTAGAAGTATCAGTGATCTGGTTTAAGGCTGTAGAAAGTCTTTTTTCTTATAGGCTGGATTCGGATATTTATAGAATCCTTCCCCTGTTTTCATACCCAATTTGCCTTTGTTAATAAATTCTGTTTTGACTAAATCTGCAATGTCCTTGAATGGATTTTGCTCTGGATTTGGATGCTTTGCTGCTTTAGTACTGACGATGTTATAAACTGTTTCCAAACCGACTACATCAATAATCGCAAATGGTCCAAGAGGTGCACCTGTAGCAATCATCCATGTTTTATCGATTGTATATGGATCCGCTACTCCATTTCCCCATAGATTTTGGGCTGCATCCAGTAATGGAACGAGTAAGCTGTTTAGAATATAGCCAGGTTGCTCTTTTTTTATATGGAGCGGAACCATTCCAATTGCGGCTGCGAATTGCAATACATCTTCAACCACTTGGTCATCAGTTTGAGGATGTGGCATGACTTCTCCAGTATTATTCATCCAAACGCGGTTTGCGAAGTGCAGGGCCAGGAATTTCTCCGGACGTCCGGTATATTCGGCAAAATCACTAGGAAGCATCGTAGAAGAGTTTGTTGCAAACACCGTATGTTCAGGTGCAACTTTACTCAACTCAGTGTAAAAGTTAATTTTGATTTCTTTTAACTCTGGAATAGCTTCGATGACCAAGTCGGCATTAGCTGTTGCGATTTTTAAGTCTGTTGCATATTGAATACGTGATTGAGCAGACCGGGCTGCTTCCTGTTCATTTTTAAAATAGGCAATGTAGGTATCTTCTAAATCGGTGATACGATTCTTTGCTTGTTCAATGGCGCTCTCATTAATATCATAAATGGTGACATTAAAGCCTTTAAAGGCTGTTTGAAAAGCGATTTGACTCCCTAAAACCCCACTGCCTGCAACTGTCACATTTTTATAATTCATGAATAAGTTCCCCCAATCTGTAAATTGGATATTAAGTTCTTACCAGTAAATATCCATACCCTTCAAGGAAAATATACTACTATATTGTTAAAAATAAAAATAGTAAGACTTTAGACTTGTTCAAGTGAAATAAAACGATATAGATAGGAGTAAAACAGGAATGGATGTCACTTAATAATGGAAATATAAATGAATACGATCATTGTGCTAATTTAGGAAAAGGTATGAAAAGGAGGGGATTATATGAGTAAAGCAAGGAGCGGTGTATGTGAACTCTGTCTACGAAATGATGTCGAACGGACGATTCACCATTTAATTCCACGCGAATATGGTGGGGGCCCCAATGATACCTCCAAGCTATGCATTCCATGCCATAAACAGATACATGCTCTTTATCCAAATTTGGATTTGGCTGTCAGACTTAATACGATTGAGAAACTGAGAGATGATCCTGAAATCAAGAAATATTTAAAGTGGATTGTAAAGCAGCCGGCAGGTAAATTACCGCGTATAAAAAAATCCGGCTATAAGGCCGGAAAAAGGTGATTGATTAATTATTCGCAGAGATGGGCTGATCAACCCCATTTATACCAATAACGGAGTTTCCGCTAAGTCCATTTGTATCAAAAATAATTCCACCGGTAATTCCAGAACCTGATCCATTCACACTTTTAGTTGCATATTTTGGGGAGATAACCAGAGAGTCGCCGAATTGAATAATTCCGCTTCCTGCATTAAGGACTTGAACGGAACCTACAAGAGCAGGCATTAAGTTTCCTCCCTTCTTTCATTTTTGGGCCGATTAAGAAGCTGTCTTACATTCATGACTCTAGTTTCGGATCGGATAAACCGGCCGTTTCCTACCTGTAATAAAGAGGAAGCAGAGATGGCCTGTGTTCGGATGCAATCAACAAAAAGGTATGGATTAACATTCTCAAAATTGATATGGACCATTTCTTCAATTGGTTCAAAGTCAGGAACTGTGTAAAATACTTTGTAATCTCCGAAATCACCTTCCTGTCCGTAAAAAATTTCCTGTTCCCGCTGATAGGCAAGGACATTGTCAACTGAGTAACTATATTGAAGTTCTCCTATATCAAATGTAGATCCCCTTGATAAAATGGATACATGAATATGATCGACTATCGATGTTCTTTCCCACATGGCATGGTCCTCTTTAACGATTAACAATAGGCTGCAAGGGTCCAAATTCTAATGCGTTTAATGGCGTGTCAGAGGCAGCAAATAGCTGCATGGTTTCTGTATCGCCGACTTTAATAGCAGAGGCGCTCGATACAGATATCAACTTTATACAGCCAACCTTAATTTGTTCGTTTACGACATGGAAATTCATCACATTGCTCACTGCTCCTTCATTGAATCAGGATAAACCTCTATAAATCTGATGATGGCGTTTTCGATATCTGTTTTGAGTACTTCTAATATTTGCTCCCGAATTGCCGGGATTTTTTGCTCAGTCCGGTTATGAGGTGGCGTTTGGTCCAAATAATGATGAATGCGCTGAGGAAGCTGCCGGGCTAGATCCTCCATGATAAAGGAGCGCATGGTTTCATCCGCTTTTTGTTCGCAGATATGTTCGGCTCTTTTAAAGATTTCATCCTTCTGATTATTTAGGTCAAGTAAAACCTCGCTCGTTAGTTGATGGACAAATTCATCCCTGGATGGAAAGAGAAATGGACCGGGAGGAGTGTGATTATTGATGGCCAACTCATCGATTTTTTCTAAATCTGATGGGGTTAGCCCAATATTTAAGGTACCCTCCAATCTTTCCACTTTCAGTTGGTCAAATTTATATTCTATCCGATCGACTCGAATCGGTGCCTGATGTTTTGCCTCTGTTAATTCTTCTTTTAATCTCTTTACGTCTTCTTCCAGTTTGCGGATAGCCTGCTGTTGATATTCCAGCGTATTTTGTAAGTAGTGTAGGAATTGGGTTAAATCCTGCTGCACATGACTCATCCTTTCCTATTCTGGACTTGAACCTGCGGAGAATCTTCTTCAGTCTCAAAAAGGGGATGGTGCGCTTCCGGAGCAGGTGCCTCAAAGCCACCGGAATTGGTCATGAGTGACTTGGACTTGATGATACCGGCACTGCCGATTTGCAGGACGGATGCATTGGCGATTGCGTTAATTTTAATGGTATTAATCATAATCGTTTGCTTAACAAAGATGTTCAATTTTTTTCACCTCTATAACGTAAATGCAATTGGTTGATCGACAACATCTGCATCAAACGTATTCGTAGCACTGTAAGGATTGTTTACAGCCACATAATCACCCGTATTAAATGAACCCGCTCCGGAAAATGTTTTAGCATTAGAGTAGGGAGTGACCTTGTAAATATCCCCCACATTAAATACACCGCTGCTCCCTACACTGAGAATTTGGACAACACCTACAATACCTGGCACATTTAACACCTTCCTTGGGTATACCTATATCTACCATCTTAACGTTCTTTAACAGTATATGAGGAATGGGCTGAAAGGTGAGGGAACCTCTGTGCTTCAGAAAAAACAGATAATTATGTAGGGGATTTTAGCAGAAACTGCTAAACTGGTTTTATAAGAAATTTTTAGGAGAGATGGGGTGTTCTATTGCAATCCATAACGGATAAACAAAGGATACATGTGGTTGATTTTCTGCGTGGGATTTCAATTGTAGGAATTTTATTGGTCAATATGCTCGATTTTCATTCGCCTTTTTTGTATCTTGAATTAGATTATTGGGATAACAATCTAGATCTCTATACATATGCACTCATTGATATTTTGGCACAGGGGAATTTTTATCCGCTTTTTGCCTTTTTGTTTGGGTTCGGTACGATTATTTTAATGACTAGGGCAGAACAAAAGGGGATATCGTTTCCTGTTTTATTTACAAGGCGGATGATCTTTTTACTATTGCTGGGCATAATTCATGCATTTTTAATTTGGCATGGTGATATTTTAATCACATATGCCGTCTGTGGATTACTTTTGCTGCTTGTTTATCGATTAAAGGGTAAAACATTGCTTCGTTTATCAGTATGGTTATATACCATTCCTTATGGAATATTTGGGCTGCTCATTCTACTGCTCGAATTATTGACCCCAACATCTGGATTGTTAAATACCGATTTTTCAAAAATAAATAAAGCCATTGAAATCTATTCAAGCGGGACGTTCACTGAGATTTTTTCACTGAGATTTAATGACTGGGCTGCTGTCAATGGACCGGCAAATATGTTTTTTTTATTTTTATCCGTTTTTCCATGTATTTTGGCAGGAATGGCATTTGCCAAATTGGAATGGCTCACCAATCTGAAGGTTCATCAGAAAAAGTTACAGATCATGTTCCTTGTATCATTGCCTATAGGACTGCTTTTGAAAATGTATCCGTATCTGTCGAGCCAAAATTATGCTACTGAATTTTGGCAGGATATTTTTGGTGGGCCCCTCCTGACACTGGCCATTATAACAGGGATTACTCTTATTTATGAGCAATCTCCAAAGGTTAGAAAAATGGCTGTTCCTTTTGTCAGACTGGGAAGAATGTCGCTTACAAATTACCTTATGCACTCCATTCTATGTACGCTGATCTTTTATTCATATGGACTAGGGCTATATGGCGAAGTGGGAGCTTTTATGGGTACTTTATTAGCTGTATTGATTATCCTGTTTCAAATGGTATATACAAAATATTGGTTACGCTCTTTTAGAATGGGACCAATTGAATATGGCTGGAGAATCGTTACTTACTGGGACAAAGCATCATTCAAGCGGGAAAAGGTATATGATACATTTTAATAAAGGTGGAACGCAGTTTAATAAGAGTATAGCTTAAAAGGATAGAGATACGTAATTTATCATTTTAGTAGCAGGGAAGAGCTGCATAAATGGTTTTAAACCAATATGAAAGGAATGTGGGAAGGATGAAATTTTCAACCGTCAATGATAATGGACAAGCAGTAGCAGGACTGATTGATCAGGATTTATTTTATTCTTTAGAAGTAATTAGGCAATCCAGTGAGGTACTGAAAGGATTGCCAACTTCTTTACAGGCTTTGATTGAAGAATCTGAAACATGGCTGCCAAAGCTTCAGGGATGGGTACAAGCTGCAGAGAAAACAGAAGGTAAATCAATCGACTCTTTAATATGGCTGGCTCCTCTTCCGCGTCCGCACAAAAATATTTTTTGTGTAGGTAAAAATTACGCTGCACATGCTACTGAATTTGATGGCGGGGTTCCACCGGAGGATATGATTGTATTTACGAAGGCTCCAACCGCAGTCAATGCCCATAAACAAGTTGTGCCTCTTCATACAGAAGTAACGAATGAGCTGGACTATGAAGGGGAATTGGCTATTGTAATTGGCAAAAAGGGAACCTCTATTTCCCGTGAAAAAGCTTATGATCATGTTTTTGGATATACCATCTTAAACGATATTACAGCAAGAGATTTGCAATCAAAGCATCAGCAATATTTCCTGGGAAAAAGCCTGGATGGTACGTGTCCAATGGGTCCATGGATTGTTTCAAAAGATCATGTGCCACATCCGTATGATCTGGAAATTAAAACAAAAGTAAACGGGGAAACAAGGCAGCATGCCAGAACGTCATTATTTTTGTTTCCAATTGACGAAATCATCGCTACTATTTCGAAGGGAATTACGCTGGAGCCTGGCGACATTATTGCGACCGGTACACCGGCAGGAGTAGGAAAAGGGTTTAAACCACCGCGTTATTTAAAAGACGGGGATGTGATTGAAATAACTATAGAATCGGTTGGGACTTTAAAATCTATCATTTCTAAATAAATTGTAAATACATAATGTTCGTAGAATACAACCTAGTATGCTACTATTATGTTGAATATTGCTGAAAGTGGGGGGATTTTATGAGCGGGTCTACTTATGAACATATTTTTATGTGGGTATTATCTATTGTTGTGTTCTTAGTATCTTTAAAAATGACAGGTAAAAATTTAAAAATAATGATGATGATTAATAGGGTACTATACATATTAATTATTGCAACAGGTATCATGATGTTAATGAATGTTTCCAATATTAGTGGTGAATACATCGCCAAGACGATTATTGGTGTTTGGGTAATCGCTGCAATGGAAATGACAAACGTGAAGCGATCAAAAGGAAAGAATCACAAATCTTTCTTCATCCAGTTTTGGATTGCGTTTGTTTTAGTGTTATTGCTAGGCTTTAGATTACCTATTGGTATTCAATTATTCGGATAAGCAGTGGCTCAGTCGATAGAGACTGGGCTTTTTTTATTTAATCTAATTCCTAATTTATTATAATAAAAGGTTTTTTCATTTTACTTCTAGAATTAATTTAAATTCAGAAGGGAGATGAAGTTCTTGAGATTTACGGAACGTACCTTGAGAATTTTTAAATATGCAGAAATAGAAGCCAAAAGGACAACTAATATCATTTATCCAGTTCATTTAGTATTAGGAATGTTGCTTGAAAGGACAGGTGTCTGTGCTGAGCTATCTATTAAGAATCCAGAACTTCGGGAGCTATTAGTTAAGCGGATTAAAGAAGTGTACTCGAATACTTACGAACATGGAATCAGTTATGAGCCCTTTAAAATGAACATTTCTTTATCGACTAATCAGGTGTTAATACATGCAAGTAACCGAATGAAACGCTTTAACCAGATTTATTTAAATGAAGGACATCTTTCTGATGCAATATTTAAAAGTAAGGATTTTTCAACCTATTCCATATTGGATGGCTTAGATGTTTCCAGCATACTTGGAATAATGTCTTCCCCGAGAGATATGGCTGTTCCTCTGAAGGATTATGAATTCCTAAGTATTTTAACAAGTAATATAAATTATCGGAAAGCGGAGCCAAATGATGCCGCATCGTTAAAAGTCTTTGTGGAAAGTGAATTTGGAGCTAGGTGGCTAGACTCAATTGAAAATGGGTTTTTAAAAGATAATATTCCTATTTTCATCGCTTTAGACGATAACCAAATTATTGGATTCGCTTGCTTTGATGTAGTAAGAAAAAGGAAGGGATTGTTCGGTCCGATGGGTACTACTCTATCAAATCGAGTCCAAGGAATAGGATTCATTCTCCTTCATCATTGTTTAAGAGAGATGCAGGAAATAGGCTATGAATATGCAATCATCGGGCAGGCTGGACCACTGGAATTTTATGAAAAAGCGTGCAATGCTGTCGTGATTCCAAGGAATTAGTGACTGTGATTTTGAACTTACAGATACTTACAGAGGGAAGGGGTTAAACCTATATTTGTAAGGTGAAAACCCTTATAGTATTCAATCTTACTATTTAGACCAATGGTTATATTTTGATTGTTTTATAAAATAACGCTCGGTTCGTTTTGTTATAATGAAGTTTATAAAATAATAATTTTCTCTATAGGGATATCATCCCGTGGATTAAATAATGTGAACTAGCAGCAGGTGATAATATGATTTTGGAATGTATAGTGGAAAATGAAAAAGATGCCATTAAAGCAGAGCAGCTTGGATTTAACCGTTTGGAATTAGTGTCTGCCATGTCGGAAGGCGGACTAACCCCAAGTTATGGAACAATAAAACGTGTAATCGAAAATGTGAAGATACCTGTTCAGGTGATGCTGCGACCGCATAGCTATTCTTTTGAATATGATGAGTTCGATTGGATGTCGATGAAAGAAGAGCTTCAAGCCTTTTCAGATTTGGGTGTACAAGGGATTGTATTTGGCTGCTTGAGGAATGGGAAAATCGACCAGGATCTACTGGAGAAAGTGATAAAGGAAGTACCGCATTTTGATATTACGTTCCATAGGGCGTTCGATGAACTAAAGTCTTATGTAGAGGGACTCGAAGTGCTTTGTCAGTACTCCCAGCATGTAAAGCGGATTCTAACTTCCGGCGGTGAAAGAAGAGCCTATGAAGGCAGGGAAACACTACAGCAGCTGATTACTTTAACAGATGTATGGTCGGGTCCTGAGATATTAATCGGCGGTGGCCTGGTTAAGGAGCATATTCAGGAATTGCATTCATTCCTGAATGCAAAGGAATACCATTTTGGGTCAGGGGTCCGAAAAGACCGTTCTTTTGCCAATGGGTTCGACACCGAAAAAATAGAGTACTTACTCGAGTTATTTGGAAGAAAGTGATGGGAGAAAAGACCGGTTTTAAATGGAAAACTTACGATTAAATTCGCTTGAAGGTGAGATAAACAAGAAAAATTACCTGAGAATTAACAATACAGATTTAAGTGCAGAACAAGTTGCCCAAAAGATAAAAAAACACTTCAAATTATAAAGTGTTCTTTTCATCAAATGGTAGTTTCATATCTATTTAATAGGATAGAAGCATTTTGCTATGTTAGTGAAGTGTGTGAATATCATGTAGCATAGCGGTGTTCATATTAATTTTCTTACCAAAACAATGAGTAATGTTAATTGAGCTAGTTGTTCAGATGGATCATACTTGATGCTGCCGCCAAATGTGCGGCATTTTTTATTTATTAGAATATAAAACGCATCCATACATACAGCATATTTTATTACTAAATATACTTTTTTGACAGCGAGAGGAGAAACAGTGATGCATAGAATTAAAATCGAAACAATCACGTTTTGGATAGTTACACTGTTAATGGGGGCTGCAACGATAATAATGTTCATAGAAGGTGACAGTACGAAAGGATTTATGGGTATTTTAACTTGTATGAGCTTAGTAGTCTTAGGAGGTTGGCAATGGAAAGCAAAAAAGCCGCTTGACGGGCCGCTTATGATGATGACGTATATATTTATTTTCATTTCAGTTGGAATTGGTACATTTGGCGGAGGGTACGCGATTAAGCACTTTGATGATTTCCTTCATGTTACCTCCGGGATTTGGCTTGGGTATGCAGCATTGGTACTAACTAGGCAGATAATTGGTGAGGAGCTTACACAAAAATTGCCGAAAGCGTTTCTGGCTAGTCTCATGGTTATCTTTGCGCTTTGTCTAGCTGGTGCATGGGAGCTGCTCGAGTTTGCGGGCGATCAATTATTTCATTTTACCGCTCAAGGGCGAGATCATAAGGATACGATGTTTGATATGATGGATGGATTGATTGGTGGGATTATTAGCGCAGTTTTTTACCTTATCATCAGAAAATAATAAATGAAGTCGGCCGCATGATTGTGGCCGGCATTTTTACTATTTTGGAATACTCGCTTGAGTTCATTAGATACGTTGATTTAAGAAGGATTAACACTAATTATGTTGAAATTATAATATTGAGGTTCGGTAATAGAAGAAGGATATTGTCTTTAGTTTTTAGAATTAAAACCTTTTATTTTGACAGGGGAATCATATGAAAAAAATCATGCTTATTGGTTCTGGAGGTTCAGGGAAATCAACTTTAGCAAGACAACTAGGTGAAAAGTTGAATATAAATGTCTATCATCTTGATTCATTATTTTGGAAACCTAAATGGGTAGGCGTTCCTAAAGAGGAACAAATACAGGTTCAATATGAGTTAGTAACAAAAGAATATTGGATTATTGATGGTAATTACAGTAGCACGATGGATATAAGGATAAATGCAGCCGATACGATAATCTTTCTTGATATACCGAGAACAATCTGCATTTACAGAGCATTTAAAAGAATGTTCCAATATCAAAATAAAACAAGACCAGATATGGGAGAAGGCTGTGAGGAGAGATTTTCTTTCGAGTTTTTAAAATGGATCTGGGAATATCCAAAAAAGCAAAAAACCAAAACGGTATCTGTAAGTGCAGTAATTAAGATGATAATGAATAGCTTATATGTAAAAGTTGGATGGATGGGATGGTGTCTATTCTCTTTCCGCAGCATAGAAAACTTTTTTATTGATATTGGTTAAATTGTTCAAAGTAGATTTTAAACAAGAATATGCTTACGGTTAATGAAAGAAAATTTCCTGACTTATGATGTGGGAGGATACTGATGAGTATGGAGACTGAGTATTTAAGGATTATTAAGGAACGATTTAAAAGTGTTAAAAGTCTTGGAGATAAAGCAGTTTCACAATTATCAGAAGAAGATATACATTGGGCTTTAAATGAGGAATCCAATAGTGTAGCTGTTATCGTACAGCATTTAAGCGGCAATATGGTATCTAGATGGACCGATTTCTTGAATTCGGATGGAGAGAAGCCTAATCGGAATCGGGAACAGGAATTTATAACTCATCTTTTAACAAAGGATGAAATGATCGGTATTTTAGAAGACGGATGGAATACTCTCTTTAAAGCATTACATAATTTAGGCGGTGAAGATTTATTAAAGAAAGTATATATACGTGCGGAAAGCCATTTGGTAATAGACGCTATTGAGAGACAATTAGCTCATTATGCGTATCACATTGGACAAATCGTCTATATAGGTAAACAAATAAAGAGTAAAGAGTGGGAAAGTCTTAGTATACCAAAAGGCCAATCAGAAGCTTATTTGCAGCAAATGCTGAAAAAACATCAATCCTGAAATAGGGTATCCTCCTAATAAAACCCCTCTAAAAAGTAATTTGCCTATAGCAGACAGCCTGTCACTTGAAGTAAACAGTATATAACCTAAAGTGCTCACGAGCTGAAAGTACTTTAGGTTATCACGATTTAAAATGGATTGGAGATGTGTGAAAATGAAATGAGCTGCCAGTGTCCTTAATCCTTGTTCTTTACTAATTTTTCAATGATCATTCGTTTTCCAGTATTTAGGGTAAATTCAAAGCGGTTTTGTTCTTTGTTGTGCTCGTTAAAATGGTGGTGGACAGAGCAGATATAATCACCATTATCAAAAATGAAAAAGTTCGTGCCTGATGACTGGGCTGTAGATGAAAAGGATAATTGGTTATAGCCATAGATACAGTCATAAGCAGAGAAATCCATGCTGTTTAACGTCGTGATGAATTGAAAGAAAGCATCATCCCTTAATTCCTCCAGTAATCGTTCCAAAGAGTATTGTAAATTTTTTTTAATACGAACCTGGTCTTCATCTTTTATAAAAATAAGCTCTTTGCCCGATAAAAGCTTCCCGTCTTCTACTAATGTCCCTTTTCTCCAACGATTATTACGATAAATGGATATCTCATTATTCATATATTCCTCAAGTGGGTATGCCTCATCTGTTTCTTCATCGAAGAAGACCCATTGATCATTGATGTTTTCAAAGATTCCTTCTGTATATGCTCGCAGCTGTTTACTTAATAGTTGATTTCTAAGTTGATTTTTCATTTGTGCGCCTCCAAGTGCAGATAAAAGAGTCTATGTAGAACTCAAATTACTGCATATCCGTTTTGTAATGATAAAATTTATGGCACTGTTTTCTATTTCTTAACATAAGCATCTTCTTTTATAACCCCACCCCTTAAAGTTGGACAATTAACAACTTTGTGTAAGATGCATATCATGTTAGCAGGAATGGGCCATTTGCTTGTTTGAAAGGATGATGCATTTTGTGCGGTATTACTGGCTGGGTTGAATTTAATCGATCTATTGATCAAGAGAAAGAGATTCTCATTAAAATGACAAATACACTCTCAAAACGTGGACCGGATGACACGAATATTTGGGATAGCCAACATGTCGGTTTGGGACATAAAAGGCTCATTGTGGTGGATCCGCTCTGTGGAAAACAACCTATGATCCGTGAAAAAAATGGGAATCAATTTGTACTATGCTACAATGGTGAACTTTACAATACTGAGGATATTCGAAAAGAACTACTATTAAAAGGATATTCATTTACTGGCCATTCGGACACCGAAGTTCTGTTAACTGCCTATATAGAATGGCAAGAAAAATGCGTGGATTTTTTTAATGGGATATTTGCCTTTGCGATTTGGGATGAAGCCAAACAACAATTATTTGTGGCAAGGGATCGATTAGGGGTGAAACCTTTTTTTTATTCCCTGAAAAATGGCCAATTTTTGTTTGGTTCTGAAATAAAAGCTATTATGGCTCACCCGGCAGTCAAGCCGGTTTTGACAAGAGAAGGACTTGCAGAAATATTCGGACTTGGTCCATCTCGATCACCTGGTTCAGGGGTTTTTAAAAATATTCACGAACTCCGCCCAGGACATACCTTAACCTTTAATAGAGAAGGACTTAAAATTAACCGATATTGGAATGTGAAGAGTGAAACACATCAGGAGAGTCTGGATGAAACCGTAGAAAAGGTCCGTTTTCTAGTGACGGATGCTGTAAAAAGACAATTGGTTTCAGATGTTCCGTTATGTACATTCCTATCAGGCGGACTTGATTCAAGTGCCATTACAGCAATCGCAGCCAAGCAATATCAGATGGATGGGAAACCTGCTCTTAATACGTATTCGATTGATTATGAGGATAATGCTGCCCATTTTCAAGCGAATGAATTCCAGCCCAATGCGGATGGACATTGGATTGAACTAATGAATCAGGAATTTGGTACGAAACATCACTATTGTGTCATCAGTCAGGAAGAACTGATAAATAATTTGGGAGAGGCCGTAATTGTAAAAGATTTACCGGGAATGGCAGATATCGATTCTTCCTTGCTTTGGTTTTGCAGAAAAATCAAAGAGGACTATGTCGTCGGTCTTTCTGGAGAATGTGCGGATGAGATTTTTGGAGGCTATCCATGGTTTCATAATCCTGAACAATTATCAAACGATACTTTTCCATGGATGCGCTCTATCCATGAACGAAATCAATTACTTAGACAAGAATGGAGAAAAAAGCTATCTCTTGAAGAGTATGTAAAGCATAAATATCAAGAAAGCCTACAGGAGACACCTTTGCTTTCGGGAGAATCCGACTTGGAAACAAAAAGAAGGCAGTTATTTTATTTGAATATGACCTGGTTTATGACCAATCTATTGGATCGTAAAGACCGAATGAGTATGGGAGCAAGTTTAGAGGTACGTGTTCCATTTGCAGATCATCGTCTAGTGGAATATGCTTGGAATATACCGTGGGATATGAAAATGGCCGGTAACCGGGAAAAGGGAATTCTAAGGAAAGCCTTGAAGGGGATCCTGCCAGAAGATGTTTTATACAGAAAGAAAAGCCCATATCCGAAAACGCATAATCCTCTTTATACAAAGCTTGTGAAGGATTGGCTTGAGGAATTATTAGAGGATGGGGATTCCCCCCTATTCGAATTCTTCGATAAAGATCAGCTGAAAGCCCTTGTTGATACTGGAGGATCTTCATTTAAAAAGCCATGGTTTGGGCAATTGATGTCCGGTCCGCAATTACTTGCTTATTTGATTCAAGTACATTTATGGTTTAAGCATTACAATATTACTTTGGAGGATTCATAAGTAAAACTAAGGCTGCCTATATCATGGCAGCCTTTTCTCGTGCAAAATACGGTATAACTGAAGAATCTCGTTATGTAATTTATATTTTACATT
Coding sequences:
- a CDS encoding DUF418 domain-containing protein → MQSITDKQRIHVVDFLRGISIVGILLVNMLDFHSPFLYLELDYWDNNLDLYTYALIDILAQGNFYPLFAFLFGFGTIILMTRAEQKGISFPVLFTRRMIFLLLLGIIHAFLIWHGDILITYAVCGLLLLLVYRLKGKTLLRLSVWLYTIPYGIFGLLILLLELLTPTSGLLNTDFSKINKAIEIYSSGTFTEIFSLRFNDWAAVNGPANMFFLFLSVFPCILAGMAFAKLEWLTNLKVHQKKLQIMFLVSLPIGLLLKMYPYLSSQNYATEFWQDIFGGPLLTLAIITGITLIYEQSPKVRKMAVPFVRLGRMSLTNYLMHSILCTLIFYSYGLGLYGEVGAFMGTLLAVLIILFQMVYTKYWLRSFRMGPIEYGWRIVTYWDKASFKREKVYDTF
- a CDS encoding fumarylacetoacetate hydrolase family protein — translated: MKFSTVNDNGQAVAGLIDQDLFYSLEVIRQSSEVLKGLPTSLQALIEESETWLPKLQGWVQAAEKTEGKSIDSLIWLAPLPRPHKNIFCVGKNYAAHATEFDGGVPPEDMIVFTKAPTAVNAHKQVVPLHTEVTNELDYEGELAIVIGKKGTSISREKAYDHVFGYTILNDITARDLQSKHQQYFLGKSLDGTCPMGPWIVSKDHVPHPYDLEIKTKVNGETRQHARTSLFLFPIDEIIATISKGITLEPGDIIATGTPAGVGKGFKPPRYLKDGDVIEITIESVGTLKSIISK
- a CDS encoding spore germination protein, with the protein product MPALVGSVQVLNAGSGIIQFGDSLVISPKYATKSVNGSGSGITGGIIFDTNGLSGNSVIGINGVDQPISANN
- a CDS encoding spore germination protein, translating into MPGIVGVVQILSVGSSGVFNVGDIYKVTPYSNAKTFSGAGSFNTGDYVAVNNPYSATNTFDADVVDQPIAFTL
- a CDS encoding spore germination protein GerPE — encoded protein: MWERTSIVDHIHVSILSRGSTFDIGELQYSYSVDNVLAYQREQEIFYGQEGDFGDYKVFYTVPDFEPIEEMVHINFENVNPYLFVDCIRTQAISASSLLQVGNGRFIRSETRVMNVRQLLNRPKNERREET
- a CDS encoding spore germination protein GerPB — translated: MNIFVKQTIMINTIKINAIANASVLQIGSAGIIKSKSLMTNSGGFEAPAPEAHHPLFETEEDSPQVQVQNRKG
- a CDS encoding 3-hydroxyacyl-CoA dehydrogenase, whose protein sequence is MNYKNVTVAGSGVLGSQIAFQTAFKGFNVTIYDINESAIEQAKNRITDLEDTYIAYFKNEQEAARSAQSRIQYATDLKIATANADLVIEAIPELKEIKINFYTELSKVAPEHTVFATNSSTMLPSDFAEYTGRPEKFLALHFANRVWMNNTGEVMPHPQTDDQVVEDVLQFAAAIGMVPLHIKKEQPGYILNSLLVPLLDAAQNLWGNGVADPYTIDKTWMIATGAPLGPFAIIDVVGLETVYNIVSTKAAKHPNPEQNPFKDIADLVKTEFINKGKLGMKTGEGFYKYPNPAYKKKDFLQP
- a CDS encoding YisL family protein; this translates as MSGSTYEHIFMWVLSIVVFLVSLKMTGKNLKIMMMINRVLYILIIATGIMMLMNVSNISGEYIAKTIIGVWVIAAMEMTNVKRSKGKNHKSFFIQFWIAFVLVLLLGFRLPIGIQLFG
- a CDS encoding HNH endonuclease signature motif containing protein — encoded protein: MSKARSGVCELCLRNDVERTIHHLIPREYGGGPNDTSKLCIPCHKQIHALYPNLDLAVRLNTIEKLRDDPEIKKYLKWIVKQPAGKLPRIKKSGYKAGKR
- the gerPC gene encoding spore germination protein GerPC; this translates as MQQDLTQFLHYLQNTLEYQQQAIRKLEEDVKRLKEELTEAKHQAPIRVDRIEYKFDQLKVERLEGTLNIGLTPSDLEKIDELAINNHTPPGPFLFPSRDEFVHQLTSEVLLDLNNQKDEIFKRAEHICEQKADETMRSFIMEDLARQLPQRIHHYLDQTPPHNRTEQKIPAIREQILEVLKTDIENAIIRFIEVYPDSMKEQ